A segment of the Bdellovibrio bacteriovorus genome:
ACCTCGCCGTTCCGGGAAATCCAAAAAGACTATCTGGATAAGAACGAGAAGGTAACCAGCTCGGTTTACCTTTACTACAAGGGCACCGATGAAAAGCCGTATGCCTTTATCGAAAAGGACCCCGCCGGAAAGACGATTGCGGAATTCAGTCTGTATGAAAAGTATGATCTGGAAAAGTCACTGAGAGAGGCTGGCAAAACTGCCGCCGAGATCAAAGTGCTGAAAAACCAGCGTGAAAACCCGGACAAGTTCGTTATCGCGATCATCGATTCCGGTTTTGACTACAATCACAGTGAACTGGTCACAAAGTGGTGGAACAATCCGGCAGAACCCGTCGATGGCATTGATAACGATGGCAACGGCTGGGTGGATGATAACTTTGGCTGGGATCAGGTTCGCGATATAGGCCTGCCAACAGAATCCACCAGCGGGCTGCAGAAAGACCACCGTCCTCTGTCGCATGGAACTCACGTCGCACACATCGCCACCAAGGGCTTGAACAATGTGGCTCTGGTTGGGTTTGCCGGTGATTACACCCGCGCTGAATATATCAAGAAGATGTCCGCCTTCATCAAACAACATAAAGTCCGTCTGGTGAATATGAGTCTGGGCTTCCCCTCAGATAACAAGGACATGCTGGGTTTGCGCGATGGTATTCGTGCCTATAAGACCATGATCGAAGAAAATCCAGAGACTCTGTTCGTCGTGGCCTCGGGCAACGCCGGTCAGGATCTGGACATCAGCAAGAACCGTCAGTACCCGGCAAGCTTCACTCACCCCAACGTGATGAAAGTGGGCGCACTGAATGCCGCCACGATCGAAGAGGTCACCCCTGAAAATGCGACGATGGCTGACTTCAGCAATTTCGGTCAGGACAACGTCGATATTCTGGCTCCGGGGGTTGACGTCAATGCAGCCTCTTTGGGGGGCGGCCTGATTAAACATTCCGGGACCTCGATGGCGACACCTTACATGGTGAATCTGATTGCGCAACTATGGGCCGAGCTTCCACATCTGACAGCGGCGGAAGTCCGTCAGTTGTTTATCGAAACAGCCCAAGTCACCAAAACACCCGCACCGATCAAGTCCCGAGGTTATGTTGATTTGAAGGCGGCTTTGCTCAAAGGAAAAATCAAAAAGCTGCAGGGCCGTTCTGCCGCCCTGGAAGGACCAAACTGCTGGAACGCATCCACTTATCTGGCGGGAATTTCACAAGGCATCCACCACACTGTGGGCAGTGAATTTGCCAACGTGCTTGAATCACCGCTATGCACCCAGATTTCCCGCGAAGAAGCACAAGCCGGAGACATCGTCGCCCTTCGCCGGGTGAACCGCAAAGGCAAAGTCCTGCCTGCCGCGTTTGCCTCGGAAGTGCATGGTGACACACACCTTAATTCCGGCATCGGATTCACTAAAAACGGCGTGATGCCGCAAGCCCCGTATGAAGTGCAAAGCAGCGAGCACATCTTCAACAAGTACCGCTCTACCGATGGCCGCGAGTGCAAAAAACTGGGAATTGAACGTCAGGACTGCCGCTTGGTCGAAATGGTCTATCGCTGCCAGACGCTGGAATCTTACATGAATGCTCGCGGCGGCTTGAATGCCTTCGAACAGGACATTCAACTGGCTCTGGATAAAGCAGAAAAGAATCTGGAAGAGCACTTTCTGAATGGAAAGCAACTCAACCCGGATTTTTCCCTGCA
Coding sequences within it:
- a CDS encoding S8 family serine peptidase, yielding MVIFRPLLKALLFCLVVGQSTAFAALKVEKEKFDNGVVSRESYYQDSRLVERRYFNIDGVFTAWTRFTYPAAGRVIVTDLSVEKESYGLVQTREEWTGLDANNSQTEKSRLIRKWHFTKEAPFNLEYVGWNEQTSPFREIQKDYLDKNEKVTSSVYLYYKGTDEKPYAFIEKDPAGKTIAEFSLYEKYDLEKSLREAGKTAAEIKVLKNQRENPDKFVIAIIDSGFDYNHSELVTKWWNNPAEPVDGIDNDGNGWVDDNFGWDQVRDIGLPTESTSGLQKDHRPLSHGTHVAHIATKGLNNVALVGFAGDYTRAEYIKKMSAFIKQHKVRLVNMSLGFPSDNKDMLGLRDGIRAYKTMIEENPETLFVVASGNAGQDLDISKNRQYPASFTHPNVMKVGALNAATIEEVTPENATMADFSNFGQDNVDILAPGVDVNAASLGGGLIKHSGTSMATPYMVNLIAQLWAELPHLTAAEVRQLFIETAQVTKTPAPIKSRGYVDLKAALLKGKIKKLQGRSAALEGPNCWNASTYLAGISQGIHHTVGSEFANVLESPLCTQISREEAQAGDIVALRRVNRKGKVLPAAFASEVHGDTHLNSGIGFTKNGVMPQAPYEVQSSEHIFNKYRSTDGRECKKLGIERQDCRLVEMVYRCQTLESYMNARGGLNAFEQDIQLALDKAEKNLEEHFLNGKQLNPDFSLQGIAGRIEGLKAQGSTQMVIDYFESRLTSLEFGN